In the Burkholderia cenocepacia genome, one interval contains:
- a CDS encoding DUF2938 domain-containing protein, whose translation MSPSDILLKLLLIGAGATLLMDLWTLFRRHAFGIPSLDYALVGRWLGHMMHGRFRHASIVAAAPVAGERALGWVAHYAIGIAFAALPVLIAGPAWIDAPTPLPAVVAGLASVVAPFFVMQPAFGFGIAASRTPQPGVARRRSLVTHLSYGVGLYLAAYMLAALSR comes from the coding sequence ATGAGCCCGTCCGACATCCTGCTCAAACTGCTGTTGATCGGCGCGGGCGCCACGCTGTTGATGGACCTATGGACGCTGTTCCGGCGGCATGCGTTCGGGATTCCGTCGCTCGACTACGCGCTGGTCGGCCGCTGGCTCGGCCACATGATGCACGGCCGGTTCCGGCATGCGTCGATCGTCGCCGCCGCACCCGTGGCCGGCGAACGCGCGCTCGGCTGGGTCGCGCATTACGCGATCGGCATCGCGTTCGCGGCACTACCCGTGCTGATTGCCGGCCCGGCATGGATCGATGCGCCGACGCCGCTTCCCGCAGTCGTCGCCGGGCTCGCGAGCGTGGTCGCGCCATTCTTCGTGATGCAGCCGGCGTTCGGCTTCGGCATCGCGGCGTCGCGCACGCCGCAGCCGGGTGTCGCGCGCCGGCGCAGCCTCGTCACGCATCTGTCGTACGGGGTGGGGCTCTATCTTGCGGCGTACATGCTGGCGGCGCTGTCCCGTTAA
- a CDS encoding helix-turn-helix domain-containing protein — protein sequence MSRLDIADVARRTGLPASTLRYYEEKGLIVPIGRHGLRRQYDEAVLERLALIALGREAGFSLDDILAMVGAEGRPAIDRAKLDGKADELDRTIRRLGAVRDALRHAAVCPAANHLECPSFQKLLRIAAHRHPARRAKGEGA from the coding sequence ATGAGCCGACTGGACATTGCGGACGTGGCGCGGCGCACGGGGCTGCCCGCCTCGACGCTGCGTTACTACGAGGAAAAAGGGCTGATCGTTCCGATCGGCCGGCATGGGCTGCGGCGGCAATACGACGAGGCGGTGCTGGAGCGCCTGGCGTTGATCGCGCTCGGCCGCGAGGCCGGTTTCTCGCTCGACGACATCCTCGCGATGGTCGGCGCGGAGGGCCGACCCGCGATCGATCGCGCCAAGCTCGACGGCAAGGCCGACGAGCTCGACCGCACGATCCGCCGTCTCGGCGCCGTGCGCGATGCGCTGCGGCATGCGGCCGTGTGCCCGGCGGCGAACCATCTCGAGTGCCCGTCGTTCCAGAAGCTGCTGCGTATTGCCGCGCATCGTCATCCGGCGCGCCGTGCGAAGGGGGAAGGGGCGTAG
- a CDS encoding helix-hairpin-helix domain-containing protein — protein sequence MQSTVSQTYEENRPVAACLREAAQWLVDQGANPYRVAAYRAAADTVDALDRDIRGVFDTGGVEALGALPDIGAGVAQAIAELLVTGRWRQLDRLRGDAERASAFEAVPGIGHALALRIHDALHIDTLEELERAARNGQLEMIAGVGPRRAAGIRAALDDVLSRRRRWQGHMQSAGPGTEPPVELLLYIDRQYRNKAAAGVLPTLAHRRLNADGYVPPPVMHMTKGGWHFTALSQHAAMRTPEAGRPTDWVSLYFYDAVQCEHQRTVFTETYGALVGKRIVRGREMECRVYYAG from the coding sequence ATGCAGTCGACCGTCAGCCAGACGTACGAGGAAAACCGGCCTGTCGCGGCCTGCCTGCGCGAGGCCGCGCAGTGGCTCGTCGACCAGGGCGCGAACCCGTACCGGGTGGCCGCATACCGCGCCGCGGCCGATACGGTCGACGCGCTCGACCGCGACATCCGCGGCGTGTTCGACACCGGCGGCGTCGAGGCGCTCGGCGCGCTGCCCGACATCGGCGCGGGCGTCGCGCAGGCGATCGCCGAGCTGCTGGTGACGGGCCGCTGGCGCCAGCTCGACCGCTTGCGCGGTGACGCGGAACGCGCGTCGGCATTCGAAGCGGTGCCGGGCATCGGCCACGCGCTCGCACTGCGCATTCATGACGCGCTGCACATCGACACGCTGGAGGAGCTCGAACGCGCGGCGCGCAACGGCCAGCTCGAAATGATCGCGGGCGTCGGCCCGCGGCGCGCGGCCGGCATCCGCGCCGCGCTCGACGACGTACTGAGCCGCCGCCGGCGCTGGCAAGGCCACATGCAAAGCGCCGGCCCCGGCACGGAACCGCCCGTCGAGCTGCTGCTGTACATCGATCGCCAGTACCGCAACAAGGCGGCCGCGGGTGTGCTGCCGACGCTCGCGCACCGGCGCCTGAACGCGGACGGCTACGTGCCGCCGCCGGTGATGCACATGACCAAGGGCGGCTGGCATTTCACGGCGCTGAGCCAGCATGCGGCCATGCGCACGCCGGAAGCCGGCCGGCCGACCGACTGGGTCTCGCTCTACTTCTACGACGCCGTGCAGTGCGAGCACCAGCGCACCGTCTTCACCGAAACGTACGGCGCGCTCGTCGGCAAGCGGATCGTGCGCGGGCGCGAGATGGAATGCCGCGTGTATTACGCGGGGTGA
- a CDS encoding sigma-70 family RNA polymerase sigma factor, translating into MTTPRPTPRADTPLDPIIQLLALAGEQGYLTHADLVDALPPESDSPDALDVVRAALADIGIAVLDEPAVPAPFAGAAPVEVDRDALDEGRAMLGDLARGTSASTDPLALYMRRMHAVPLLTREGEIVLAREIETGRHQVLHAIAGYPPAVDVLLERHRATGATGATGTTGSPDEEDGETPAPARYDALQAAVSALRDALHAHGSRSADYRDARNHVAALLGSLAWVAPAVDDASRTVRALAAASDDPSAADAACFDAVARRALAAALSDGQQKVRDATRAMLEANLRLVLSIARKYVNRGVDLSDLVQDGCLGLMRAIEKFEYRRGFKFSTYATWWIRQAIARAVADRSRTIRVPVHVGDQYQRVQRHALRFRQRTGRRATPAELVAETGLAEDKLRAVLALPAEPVSLDTPLPDADTGLVELIEDQASASPFEQLADTRMRDCVRSLLRSVTPTEADVLRRRFGLGGAEPDTYDAIAQDAGMSRERVRQIEKRALAALRTAAEAENAQSFLDA; encoded by the coding sequence ATGACTACGCCACGCCCCACTCCCCGGGCGGACACACCGCTCGATCCGATCATCCAGCTGCTGGCGCTCGCCGGCGAGCAGGGTTATCTGACGCACGCCGACCTCGTCGACGCGCTGCCGCCCGAAAGCGACAGCCCCGACGCGCTCGACGTCGTGCGCGCCGCGCTGGCCGACATCGGCATCGCGGTACTCGACGAGCCGGCCGTGCCTGCACCGTTTGCCGGCGCGGCGCCGGTCGAGGTCGATCGCGACGCGCTCGACGAAGGCCGGGCCATGCTCGGCGACCTCGCGCGCGGTACCAGCGCGTCGACCGATCCGCTCGCGCTCTACATGCGGCGCATGCATGCGGTGCCGCTGCTCACGCGCGAAGGCGAAATCGTGCTCGCCCGCGAGATCGAGACGGGCCGTCATCAGGTGCTGCATGCGATCGCCGGCTATCCGCCCGCCGTCGACGTACTGCTCGAGCGTCATCGCGCGACGGGCGCAACCGGCGCAACAGGCACAACCGGATCGCCCGATGAAGAGGATGGCGAAACGCCCGCGCCCGCCCGCTACGATGCGCTGCAGGCAGCGGTGTCGGCACTGCGTGATGCATTGCATGCGCATGGCAGCCGTTCGGCCGACTACCGCGACGCGCGCAACCACGTGGCCGCCCTGCTCGGCTCGCTCGCCTGGGTCGCACCGGCCGTCGACGACGCAAGCCGTACCGTGCGCGCGCTCGCGGCCGCCTCCGATGATCCGTCGGCGGCTGACGCCGCATGCTTCGACGCGGTCGCGCGGCGCGCACTCGCAGCCGCGTTGAGCGACGGCCAGCAAAAAGTGCGCGACGCGACGCGTGCGATGCTCGAGGCGAACCTGCGGCTCGTGCTGTCGATCGCGCGCAAGTACGTGAACCGCGGCGTCGATCTGTCCGACCTCGTGCAGGACGGCTGTCTCGGCCTGATGCGCGCGATCGAGAAATTCGAATACCGGCGCGGGTTCAAGTTCTCGACCTATGCGACCTGGTGGATTCGCCAGGCGATCGCACGCGCGGTCGCGGATCGCTCGCGTACGATCCGCGTGCCGGTGCACGTCGGCGATCAGTACCAGCGCGTGCAGCGGCATGCACTGCGCTTTCGCCAGCGCACGGGCCGCCGCGCCACGCCGGCCGAGCTCGTGGCTGAAACCGGCCTCGCCGAAGACAAGCTGCGCGCGGTGCTCGCGCTGCCCGCCGAGCCGGTCTCGCTCGATACGCCGCTGCCGGACGCGGACACCGGCCTCGTGGAACTGATCGAGGACCAGGCGTCGGCCAGCCCGTTCGAGCAACTGGCCGACACGCGCATGCGCGACTGCGTGCGCTCGCTGCTGCGGTCGGTCACGCCGACCGAGGCCGACGTGCTGCGCCGGCGGTTCGGCCTCGGCGGCGCCGAGCCCGACACCTACGACGCGATCGCGCAGGATGCGGGGATGTCGCGCGAGCGCGTGCGGCAGATCGAGAAACGGGCGCTCGCCGCGCTGCGTACGGCCGCCGAGGCCGAGAACGCGCAGTCGTTTCTCGACGCGTAA
- a CDS encoding SH3 domain-containing protein, translated as MRNTIVRSLCVVLAGLAAAPGVADAQSSAYTNSPAELFAGPAPDYPVVAQIPPGTALDVFGCLSDYTWCDVALPGVRGWIDAQLLDYPYQGSYVPLLQYGAIIGVPVTGFAIGAYWDRYYRHRPWYPDRDRWAHRAEPRLGPGGMPPAQGRPQPGAPMQVTPGGPPPVHDTRPSATRGGWNGANRVPPPAAPAPAPAPGGVGNARPASPPTPMPGGMGNVRPASPAAPTPMPGGMGNVRPASPAAPTPMPGGAGNTRPASPPPAPGGEARTMPQPARQGGWGGGGYARPQGGGNGGGNHGGGGGGGPDELRH; from the coding sequence ATGAGGAACACGATTGTCCGAAGTCTGTGCGTCGTCCTGGCCGGCCTCGCGGCCGCACCGGGCGTCGCCGATGCGCAGAGCAGCGCTTACACGAACTCGCCGGCCGAGCTGTTTGCCGGGCCGGCGCCCGATTATCCGGTGGTCGCGCAGATCCCGCCCGGCACCGCGCTGGATGTGTTCGGCTGCCTGAGCGACTACACGTGGTGCGATGTCGCGCTGCCGGGCGTGCGCGGCTGGATCGATGCGCAGTTGCTCGACTATCCGTACCAGGGCAGCTACGTGCCGTTGCTCCAATACGGCGCGATCATCGGCGTGCCGGTGACCGGCTTTGCGATCGGCGCGTACTGGGATCGCTATTACCGGCACCGCCCGTGGTATCCCGACCGTGATCGCTGGGCGCATCGTGCGGAGCCGAGGCTCGGCCCCGGCGGCATGCCGCCCGCGCAAGGGCGTCCGCAACCGGGTGCGCCGATGCAAGTCACGCCGGGCGGCCCGCCGCCCGTGCATGACACGCGGCCGTCGGCGACGCGCGGCGGCTGGAACGGCGCGAACCGCGTGCCGCCGCCGGCTGCACCGGCACCGGCACCGGCGCCGGGTGGAGTGGGTAATGCGCGTCCGGCCAGCCCGCCGACGCCGATGCCGGGCGGGATGGGTAATGTGCGTCCGGCCAGCCCGGCGGCGCCGACGCCGATGCCGGGCGGGATGGGTAATGTGCGTCCGGCCAGCCCGGCGGCGCCGACGCCGATGCCGGGCGGCGCGGGTAATACGCGCCCGGCCAGCCCGCCGCCCGCGCCGGGCGGCGAAGCCCGCACGATGCCTCAGCCCGCGCGCCAGGGAGGTTGGGGCGGCGGCGGTTATGCGCGGCCGCAAGGCGGCGGAAACGGCGGCGGCAACCATGGCGGCGGTGGAGGCGGCGGTCCCGACGAACTCCGCCACTGA
- the ilvD gene encoding dihydroxy-acid dehydratase — MPTYRSKTSTAGRNMAGARSLWRATGMKDDDFSKPIIAVVNSFTQFVPGHVHLKDLGQLVAREIEAAGGVAKEFNTIAVDDGIAMGHDGMLYSLPSRDIIADSVEYMVNAHCADAMVCISNCDKITPGMLMAAMRLNIPVIFVSGGPMEAGKTRLANPVTKTVELKKLDLVDAMVIAADQSYSDADVAEVERSACPTCGSCSGMFTANSMNCLTEALGLSLPGNGTVVATHADREQLFKRAGRRIVELTRQHYEQDDERVLPRSVGFKAFENAMTLDIAMGGSTNTILHLLAIAQEAGIDFTMKDIDRLSRTVPQLCKVAPNTNKYHIEDVHRAGGIMAILGELERAGKLHTDVPTVHAPTLKDALDQWDIVLTQDEAVRTFYLAGPAGIPTQVAFSQNTRWPSLDLDRAEGCIRSYEHAFSKEGGLAVLTGNIALDGCVVKTAGVDESILVFEGSAHVTESQDEAVENILNDKVKAGDVVIVRYEGPKGGPGMQEMLYPTSYIKSKGLGKACALLTDGRFSGGTSGLSIGHCSPEAAAGGAIGLVRDGDRIRIDIPNRTIDVLVSDEELARRREEQNAKGWKPAQPRPRKVSAALKAYAKLVMSADKGAVRDLSLLDD; from the coding sequence ATGCCCACTTACCGCTCCAAAACCTCCACCGCCGGCCGCAACATGGCAGGTGCGCGCTCGCTGTGGCGCGCCACCGGCATGAAAGACGACGATTTCTCGAAGCCGATCATCGCGGTCGTCAACTCGTTCACCCAGTTCGTGCCCGGGCACGTGCACCTGAAGGATCTCGGCCAGCTCGTCGCGCGCGAGATCGAGGCTGCCGGCGGCGTCGCGAAGGAATTCAACACGATCGCGGTCGACGACGGCATCGCGATGGGCCACGACGGCATGCTGTACTCGCTGCCGAGCCGCGACATCATCGCCGATTCGGTCGAATACATGGTGAACGCGCACTGCGCGGACGCGATGGTGTGCATCTCGAACTGCGACAAGATCACGCCGGGGATGCTGATGGCCGCGATGCGCCTCAACATTCCGGTGATCTTCGTGTCGGGCGGCCCGATGGAAGCCGGCAAGACGCGCCTCGCGAACCCGGTCACCAAGACCGTCGAACTGAAGAAGCTCGACCTCGTCGACGCGATGGTGATCGCGGCCGACCAGTCGTATTCGGACGCCGACGTCGCCGAAGTCGAACGCTCGGCCTGCCCGACCTGCGGCTCGTGCTCGGGCATGTTCACCGCGAACTCGATGAACTGCCTGACCGAAGCGCTCGGCCTGTCGCTGCCCGGCAACGGTACGGTGGTCGCCACGCACGCCGATCGCGAACAGCTGTTCAAGCGCGCCGGCCGCCGCATCGTCGAGCTGACGCGCCAGCACTACGAGCAGGACGACGAACGCGTGCTGCCGCGCTCGGTCGGCTTCAAGGCGTTCGAGAACGCGATGACGCTCGACATCGCGATGGGCGGCTCGACCAACACGATCCTGCACCTGCTCGCGATCGCGCAGGAAGCCGGCATCGACTTCACGATGAAGGACATCGACCGTCTGTCGCGCACCGTGCCGCAGCTGTGCAAGGTCGCGCCGAACACGAACAAGTACCACATCGAGGACGTGCACCGCGCCGGCGGCATCATGGCGATCCTCGGCGAGCTCGAGCGCGCCGGCAAGCTGCACACCGACGTGCCGACCGTCCACGCGCCGACGCTGAAGGATGCGCTCGACCAGTGGGACATCGTCCTCACGCAGGACGAAGCGGTCCGCACGTTCTACCTGGCCGGCCCGGCCGGCATCCCGACGCAGGTCGCGTTCAGCCAGAACACGCGCTGGCCGAGCCTCGACCTCGATCGCGCCGAGGGCTGCATCCGCTCGTACGAGCATGCGTTCTCGAAGGAAGGCGGCCTCGCCGTGCTGACCGGCAACATCGCGCTCGACGGCTGCGTGGTGAAGACGGCCGGCGTCGACGAAAGCATCCTCGTGTTCGAAGGCTCGGCGCACGTGACCGAATCGCAGGACGAAGCGGTCGAGAACATCCTGAACGACAAGGTCAAGGCCGGCGACGTGGTGATCGTGCGCTACGAAGGCCCGAAGGGCGGCCCGGGCATGCAGGAAATGCTCTACCCGACCAGCTACATCAAGTCGAAAGGGCTCGGCAAGGCGTGTGCGCTGCTGACGGACGGCCGGTTCTCGGGCGGTACGTCGGGGCTGTCGATCGGCCACTGCTCGCCGGAAGCGGCGGCGGGCGGCGCGATCGGCCTCGTGCGCGACGGCGACCGGATTCGCATCGACATTCCGAACCGCACGATCGACGTGCTGGTGTCGGACGAGGAACTGGCGCGCCGCCGCGAGGAGCAGAACGCGAAGGGCTGGAAGCCCGCGCAGCCGCGCCCGCGCAAGGTGTCCGCCGCGCTGAAGGCATACGCGAAGCTGGTCATGTCGGCCGACAAGGGCGCCGTGCGCGATCTGTCGCTGCTCGACGACTGA
- a CDS encoding Ldh family oxidoreductase: MAEPTTEVVLSLDEVHTLALRVLTHHGMSDAHARAIANVITQGQRDECHSHGVYRLLVCVRSLRKGKVDPQAVPTLRRLSSSIVAVDAHRGFSLLSFETGLPVLVEMAKQHGIAAMAINHCYHFSALWPEVEAIAAEGLVGIAMNPSHSWVAPEGGREPVFGTNPIAFAWPRPGGEPFVFDFATSAIARGDIELHAKQGKAIPPHWAIDANGQPTTDAKAALQGAMRTFGGHKGSALAAMVELLGGALIGDMTSRESMDFDEGVGATPCHGELVIAFDPKVFLGDDLDAGLARGERMFESIVAQGARLPSQRRFDARARSIANGVRIPKALYDEILTLLD, encoded by the coding sequence ATGGCTGAGCCCACCACCGAAGTCGTCCTGTCGCTCGACGAAGTCCACACGCTCGCGCTGCGCGTGCTGACGCACCACGGAATGTCCGACGCGCATGCGCGTGCCATCGCGAACGTGATCACGCAGGGCCAGCGCGACGAATGCCATTCGCACGGCGTGTACCGGCTGCTCGTCTGCGTGCGGTCGCTGAGGAAAGGCAAGGTCGATCCGCAGGCCGTGCCGACGCTGCGCCGGCTGTCGTCGTCGATCGTCGCGGTCGATGCGCATCGCGGCTTCTCGCTGCTGAGCTTCGAGACCGGGCTGCCCGTGCTGGTCGAGATGGCGAAGCAGCACGGCATCGCCGCGATGGCGATCAACCACTGCTATCACTTCTCCGCGCTGTGGCCCGAGGTCGAGGCGATCGCGGCCGAAGGGCTGGTCGGCATCGCGATGAACCCGAGCCATAGCTGGGTCGCCCCGGAAGGCGGCCGCGAGCCGGTGTTCGGCACCAACCCGATCGCGTTCGCGTGGCCGCGCCCGGGCGGCGAGCCGTTCGTGTTCGATTTCGCGACGAGCGCGATCGCGCGCGGCGACATCGAGCTGCACGCGAAGCAAGGCAAGGCGATTCCGCCGCACTGGGCGATCGACGCGAACGGGCAGCCGACCACCGACGCGAAGGCCGCGCTGCAAGGCGCGATGCGCACGTTCGGCGGCCACAAGGGTTCGGCGCTCGCGGCGATGGTCGAGCTGCTCGGCGGCGCGCTGATCGGCGACATGACGAGCCGGGAATCGATGGACTTCGACGAAGGCGTCGGCGCGACGCCGTGCCACGGCGAACTCGTGATCGCGTTCGATCCGAAGGTGTTTCTCGGCGACGATCTCGACGCGGGGCTCGCGCGCGGCGAGCGGATGTTCGAATCGATCGTCGCGCAGGGCGCGCGGCTGCCGTCGCAACGGCGCTTCGACGCCCGTGCGCGCAGCATCGCGAACGGCGTGCGGATTCCGAAGGCGCTGTACGACGAGATCCTGACGCTGCTCGACTGA
- a CDS encoding aldehyde dehydrogenase (NADP(+)) translates to MQLTGQLLIGQSAVAGQNGTLHALAAATGEPLEPAFGGASLHDLETACALADDAFDTYRETSLEARAAFLDAIGRHIMALGDDLIERCVVETGLPRARIEGERGRTVGQLALFASLVRDGGFLDARIDPARPERKPLPRVDLRLRNVALGPVAVFGASNFPLAFSVAGGDTASALAAGCPVIVKAHSAHPGTSELVGRAIQQAARECGMPAGVFSLLFDASREIGQALVADPRIKAVGFTGSRRGGVALMHIAAARAEPIPVYAEMSSINPVLLCPAALEARHDTIAPQFVASLALGAGQFCTNPGLVLAVDGPALRAFEAAAADAVRAVAAQTMLTPHIHASYAQGVAALRDHSAVELLAEGVEGGRHQARAALFATSADAFIAHPELRDEVFGPASLIVRCPDADTLHRVLKSLEGQLTIAAHLADGDAALFAALRPTLERKAGRILVNGFGTGVEVGHAMVHGGPFPATSDTRTTSVGARAIERFLRPVSYQDLPDALLPDALRNSNPLRVPQRIDGVLVSREVNHG, encoded by the coding sequence ATGCAACTCACAGGTCAGCTCCTGATCGGCCAGTCGGCCGTCGCCGGACAGAACGGCACCCTCCACGCGCTCGCCGCCGCGACCGGCGAACCGCTCGAACCGGCGTTCGGCGGCGCGAGCCTGCACGACCTGGAAACGGCGTGCGCACTCGCCGACGACGCGTTCGACACCTATCGCGAAACGTCGCTCGAGGCACGCGCCGCGTTCCTCGACGCGATCGGCCGCCACATCATGGCGCTCGGCGACGACCTGATCGAGCGCTGCGTCGTCGAAACGGGGCTGCCACGTGCACGCATCGAAGGCGAACGCGGCCGCACGGTCGGCCAGCTCGCGCTGTTCGCGTCGCTCGTGCGGGACGGCGGTTTTCTCGATGCGCGCATCGATCCGGCGCGCCCCGAGCGCAAGCCGCTGCCGCGCGTCGACCTGCGCCTGCGCAACGTCGCGCTCGGGCCGGTGGCCGTGTTCGGCGCGTCGAACTTCCCGCTCGCGTTCTCGGTGGCCGGCGGCGACACGGCGTCGGCGCTGGCGGCCGGCTGCCCGGTGATCGTCAAGGCGCATTCCGCGCATCCGGGCACGTCCGAACTCGTCGGCCGCGCGATCCAGCAGGCCGCGCGCGAATGCGGGATGCCGGCCGGCGTGTTCTCGCTGCTGTTCGACGCGTCGCGCGAGATCGGCCAGGCGCTCGTCGCCGATCCGCGCATCAAGGCCGTCGGCTTCACCGGGTCGCGCCGCGGCGGCGTCGCGCTGATGCATATCGCGGCCGCGCGGGCCGAGCCGATCCCCGTCTATGCGGAAATGAGCTCGATCAATCCCGTGCTGCTGTGTCCGGCCGCGCTCGAGGCCCGTCACGACACCATCGCACCGCAGTTCGTCGCGTCGCTCGCGCTCGGCGCCGGGCAGTTCTGCACGAACCCGGGCCTCGTACTCGCGGTCGACGGCCCCGCGCTGCGCGCATTCGAGGCCGCGGCGGCCGATGCCGTGCGTGCCGTCGCCGCGCAGACGATGCTGACACCGCACATCCACGCGAGCTATGCACAAGGCGTCGCGGCGCTGCGCGATCACTCGGCCGTTGAGCTGCTGGCCGAAGGCGTCGAAGGCGGCCGTCATCAGGCGCGCGCGGCGCTGTTCGCAACCTCTGCGGACGCGTTCATCGCCCACCCCGAACTGCGCGACGAAGTATTCGGCCCCGCTTCGCTGATCGTGCGCTGCCCGGACGCCGACACGCTGCATCGCGTGCTGAAATCGCTCGAAGGCCAGTTGACGATCGCCGCGCATCTGGCCGATGGCGACGCGGCGCTGTTCGCCGCGCTGCGCCCGACGCTCGAACGCAAGGCCGGCCGTATTCTCGTCAACGGCTTCGGCACGGGCGTCGAGGTCGGCCACGCGATGGTGCACGGCGGCCCGTTCCCGGCGACGTCCGACACCCGCACGACGTCGGTCGGCGCCCGCGCGATCGAGCGCTTCCTGCGCCCCGTGTCGTACCAGGACCTGCCCGACGCGCTGCTGCCGGACGCGCTACGCAACAGCAATCCGCTGCGCGTACCGCAACGCATCGACGGCGTGCTCGTTTCGCGCGAGGTGAACCATGGCTGA
- a CDS encoding APC family permease: protein MPGQGNAHPSVPLSRSAHPGAGHGKFKKQLSLTDLTFIGLGAIFGSGWLFAASHVSTIAGPAGIFSWLLGGFAVLLLGIVYCELGAALPRAGGVVRYPVFSHGPLLGYLMGFITLIAFSSLIAIEVVAARQYAAAWFPGLTVEGSSDPTTVGWLVQAALLCFFFYLNYSSVKTFAKANNIISVFKFIVPLAVIGVLFTFFKPANLTVHGFAPFGMPGIEMAVSAGGIIFAYLGLTPIVSVASEVRNPQRTIPIALILSILLSTLIYVLLQLAFIGSIPTAMLAAGWHDVSKAFSLPYRDIALALGVGWLAVMVVADAMISPSGCGNIYMNATPRVVYGWAKTGTFFKVFTRVDEASGIPRAGLWLTFGLAIFWTLPFPSWEALINIVSAALVLSYAVAPVSVAALRRTAPDLPRPFRASAFGLTGPASFVIAALIVYWSGWSTVSWLLGLQIVMFAIYLACRRWVPTAHLSLAEQVRSSAWLIAFYAAMIVLSYLGGFGGTGRLAHPYDTVVVAAVALVIYYWGANTGVRADKLQLDDDEN from the coding sequence ATGCCAGGCCAAGGCAACGCACACCCGTCTGTCCCGCTTTCCCGTTCCGCGCACCCCGGCGCGGGTCACGGCAAGTTCAAGAAACAGCTGTCGCTGACCGATCTCACGTTCATCGGTCTCGGCGCCATTTTCGGTTCGGGGTGGCTGTTCGCCGCGAGTCACGTATCGACGATCGCGGGCCCGGCCGGCATCTTCTCGTGGCTGCTCGGCGGCTTCGCGGTGCTGCTGCTCGGCATCGTCTACTGCGAGCTCGGCGCCGCGCTGCCGCGCGCGGGCGGCGTGGTGCGCTACCCGGTGTTCTCGCACGGCCCGCTGCTCGGCTACCTGATGGGCTTCATCACGCTGATCGCTTTCTCGAGCCTGATCGCGATCGAAGTCGTCGCCGCGCGCCAGTACGCGGCCGCATGGTTTCCGGGCCTGACGGTCGAAGGATCGAGCGACCCGACCACCGTCGGCTGGCTCGTGCAGGCCGCGCTGCTCTGCTTCTTCTTTTACCTGAACTATTCGAGCGTGAAGACGTTCGCGAAGGCGAACAACATCATCAGCGTCTTCAAGTTCATCGTGCCGCTCGCGGTGATCGGCGTGCTGTTCACGTTCTTCAAGCCCGCGAACCTGACCGTGCACGGCTTCGCGCCGTTCGGCATGCCGGGCATCGAGATGGCCGTGTCGGCCGGCGGCATCATCTTCGCGTATCTCGGGCTCACGCCGATCGTGTCGGTCGCGAGCGAGGTGCGCAATCCGCAGCGCACGATCCCGATCGCGCTGATCCTGTCGATCCTGCTGTCGACGCTGATCTACGTGCTGCTGCAACTCGCGTTCATCGGCAGCATCCCGACGGCCATGCTCGCCGCCGGCTGGCACGACGTGAGCAAGGCGTTCTCGCTGCCGTACCGCGACATCGCGCTCGCGCTCGGCGTCGGCTGGCTCGCGGTGATGGTCGTCGCCGACGCGATGATCTCGCCGAGCGGCTGCGGCAACATCTACATGAACGCGACGCCGCGCGTGGTCTACGGCTGGGCCAAGACGGGCACGTTCTTCAAGGTGTTCACGCGCGTCGACGAAGCGTCGGGCATCCCGCGCGCGGGCCTGTGGCTCACGTTCGGCCTCGCGATCTTCTGGACGCTGCCGTTCCCGTCGTGGGAAGCGCTGATCAACATCGTGTCGGCCGCGCTGGTGCTCAGCTATGCGGTCGCCCCGGTGTCGGTCGCCGCGCTGCGCCGCACCGCGCCCGACCTGCCGCGGCCGTTCCGCGCCAGCGCGTTCGGCCTCACCGGCCCCGCGTCGTTCGTGATCGCCGCGCTGATCGTCTACTGGTCGGGCTGGAGCACGGTGTCCTGGCTGCTCGGCCTGCAGATCGTGATGTTCGCGATCTATCTCGCGTGCCGCCGTTGGGTGCCGACCGCGCACCTGAGCCTCGCCGAGCAGGTGCGTTCGTCCGCGTGGCTGATCGCGTTCTATGCAGCGATGATCGTGCTGTCGTATCTCGGCGGCTTCGGCGGCACCGGCCGGCTCGCGCATCCGTACGACACGGTCGTCGTCGCGGCCGTCGCGCTCGTCATCTACTACTGGGGCGCGAACACCGGCGTGCGCGCCGACAAGCTGCAACTCGACGACGACGAGAACTGA